In a genomic window of Coriobacteriia bacterium:
- a CDS encoding aminoacetone oxidase family FAD-binding enzyme: protein MSNPSVLVVGGGASGLAAAISAARSGADVTILEANTRLGKKILATGNGRCNLTNTRLSLDAYNHSDFVAPVLARYSCDDIRAFFDSLGLLTYADEQGRVYPITNSANSVLNVLRLECKRLGVKERSDFEAVSVEGKSAGAPVEKGFAVTARGGEKVVADALVITVGGGSSILADKGYSEEKFMPILCPIKTETQLIRGLSGIRVKCVASILSADGGETVACETGELLFRDYGVSGIMVFDLSRFLVPHALLSIDFFPDTSAGELVDALCARRAAFPERTAESYFEGMLHSRLAEVVLRAAGIESNVLSEYLPSEKLAGLLKDFRLRVLGLGDAKQAQVTRGGVSVAEFDSRTMTSERDEGLFAAGEVLDIDGRCGGYNLHWAWASGLVAGMGAARFAAGHHHD, encoded by the coding sequence ATGTCGAATCCGAGTGTATTGGTCGTCGGCGGAGGAGCGTCGGGTCTTGCGGCGGCGATTTCTGCTGCACGCTCGGGCGCAGACGTCACGATTCTTGAAGCGAATACCCGACTCGGCAAAAAGATATTGGCGACTGGAAACGGTCGTTGCAATCTCACGAACACCCGATTGTCGCTTGATGCCTACAACCATTCCGACTTCGTCGCTCCGGTTCTCGCACGATATTCCTGCGATGATATCCGTGCATTTTTCGACAGCCTGGGCCTCCTCACGTATGCGGATGAGCAGGGGCGCGTGTATCCGATTACAAATAGTGCCAACTCCGTGCTCAACGTTTTACGACTCGAGTGTAAGCGGCTCGGCGTGAAAGAGCGCAGCGATTTCGAAGCGGTATCGGTTGAAGGAAAGTCGGCGGGAGCACCGGTCGAAAAAGGCTTTGCGGTAACTGCACGCGGCGGCGAAAAAGTCGTCGCTGATGCGCTCGTCATCACTGTGGGAGGCGGTTCCTCCATCCTTGCCGACAAGGGATATTCGGAAGAAAAATTCATGCCGATTCTTTGCCCGATAAAAACGGAAACGCAACTCATCCGAGGGCTATCGGGGATTCGTGTAAAATGTGTCGCTTCGATCTTGTCCGCCGACGGCGGCGAGACGGTTGCGTGCGAAACTGGTGAACTTCTGTTTCGTGATTACGGAGTCAGCGGCATCATGGTTTTCGATCTCTCTCGTTTTCTTGTGCCTCATGCGTTACTTTCGATAGACTTTTTCCCCGACACATCGGCAGGCGAACTCGTGGACGCGCTTTGCGCACGGCGCGCCGCTTTTCCCGAAAGAACGGCCGAGTCTTATTTTGAGGGTATGCTTCATTCGCGCCTCGCAGAGGTCGTATTGCGTGCAGCCGGCATAGAGTCGAATGTGCTTTCGGAGTACTTGCCGAGTGAAAAACTCGCCGGTTTGTTGAAAGACTTCAGGCTACGCGTGCTCGGACTCGGTGATGCGAAGCAGGCGCAAGTCACTCGGGGCGGCGTATCGGTTGCTGAGTTTGATTCGCGCACGATGACCTCAGAGCGCGACGAGGGACTGTTCGCAGCCGGCGAAGTGCTCGACATCGATGGAAGATGCGGCGGATATAATCTCCATTGGGCATGGGCCTCAGGCCTTGTCGCCGGAATGGGCGCCGCACGATTCGCAGCCGGGCACCATCATGATTGA
- a CDS encoding carboxymuconolactone decarboxylase family protein translates to MHDHTEVPTAEQVLAKMAQEMGGTPETMALLSKIKPSMVVEQARSKRFASEGSSIPDKYRQLIAIAAVAGSGTPSCLKVQIEQALRQGIEPIEIVDALVAARFALASTVFSNSLDGLRILVDSLGEVSADNA, encoded by the coding sequence ATGCATGACCACACCGAGGTACCGACCGCTGAGCAGGTCTTGGCGAAGATGGCGCAGGAGATGGGCGGGACGCCTGAGACCATGGCGTTGCTGTCTAAGATCAAGCCGTCCATGGTCGTGGAGCAGGCGCGGAGCAAGCGCTTCGCCAGCGAAGGCAGTTCGATCCCGGACAAGTACCGTCAGCTCATCGCGATTGCCGCGGTCGCCGGCAGTGGCACGCCGTCGTGCCTGAAGGTCCAGATCGAGCAGGCGCTCCGACAGGGTATCGAGCCCATCGAGATAGTCGACGCGCTCGTCGCAGCGCGGTTCGCGCTGGCCTCGACAGTGTTCTCGAACTCGCTCGACGGGCTGCGCATCCTAGTGGACTCCCTCGGTGAGGTATCTGCCGACAATGCCTGA
- a CDS encoding amino acid ABC transporter ATP-binding protein: MSVIDIKGLHKSFGDLHILKGMDLTIETGQVVVIIGPSGSGKSTFLRCINFLEFPDEGEIRVNGELIDPKTSNLDKVRQHMGMVFQQFQLFPHKNVLHNITIGPINVKGVSNKKAVATARELLKKVGLPDREKAWPSQLSGGQKQRVAIARALAMDPDIMLFDEVTSALDPELVNEVQQVMQDLAAGGMTMVIVTHEMGFAREMADQVVMMDDGLIVEQGTPEQIFDNPQEERTQAFLSQLF, translated from the coding sequence ATGAGTGTCATTGATATCAAAGGCTTACATAAGAGTTTTGGCGACCTGCACATTCTCAAAGGTATGGACCTTACGATCGAGACAGGCCAGGTGGTCGTCATCATCGGACCGTCTGGCTCCGGCAAGAGCACGTTCTTGCGATGCATCAACTTTCTCGAATTCCCGGATGAGGGAGAGATTCGCGTAAACGGCGAGCTCATCGACCCCAAGACAAGCAACCTGGACAAGGTCCGGCAGCACATGGGCATGGTGTTTCAGCAGTTCCAGCTATTCCCCCACAAAAACGTGCTGCACAACATCACCATCGGGCCAATCAACGTGAAGGGTGTGTCCAACAAGAAAGCGGTCGCCACTGCACGCGAACTGCTCAAGAAAGTCGGCCTGCCTGACAGGGAGAAGGCCTGGCCCTCTCAGCTCTCAGGCGGTCAGAAGCAGCGTGTCGCTATCGCTCGAGCGCTCGCCATGGATCCCGACATCATGCTCTTCGACGAGGTGACCTCAGCGCTCGATCCGGAGCTCGTAAACGAAGTGCAGCAGGTCATGCAAGACCTCGCAGCGGGCGGAATGACGATGGTCATAGTCACGCACGAGATGGGCTTCGCCAGAGAGATGGCCGACCAAGTGGTCATGATGGATGACGGTCTCATCGTCGAGCAAGGCACCCCCGAGCAGATATTCGACAATCCGCAGGAAGAGAGGACGCAGGCTTTCCTAAGCCAGCTGTTCTAG
- a CDS encoding TM0996/MTH895 family glutaredoxin-like protein — protein MEIKVLGTGCSKCKKLEAVVQEVIAKTGMTAQVLKVTDIQEIMSFGVMSTPALVIDEKLVLAGRVPSYDEVVTLLSRPTA, from the coding sequence ATGGAAATCAAAGTATTGGGAACGGGATGTTCGAAATGCAAGAAGTTGGAGGCCGTGGTGCAAGAAGTTATTGCAAAGACCGGGATGACAGCGCAGGTGTTGAAAGTTACCGATATTCAAGAGATTATGAGCTTCGGCGTCATGTCGACTCCGGCGCTGGTGATTGACGAGAAGCTCGTTCTCGCGGGTCGCGTCCCATCCTACGACGAGGTCGTGACTCTTCTGTCTCGCCCAACGGCATAG
- a CDS encoding thioredoxin family protein, which yields MRDDPVAVYDTALKTGKPIYVLFHSLTCDPCIQISAVADQVVMEYEGKVTFVNAITDDADGGAL from the coding sequence GTGCGCGACGACCCTGTTGCGGTATACGATACCGCCCTGAAGACGGGCAAGCCGATCTACGTGCTCTTCCACTCGCTCACGTGCGACCCATGCATCCAGATATCCGCTGTCGCTGACCAGGTGGTTATGGAGTATGAAGGCAAGGTGACGTTCGTCAACGCCATCACCGATGACGCCGATGGAGGCGCTCTCTGA
- a CDS encoding cation transporter produces the protein MPDDHDHAGHDHAGHDHAGHAHVHAAPDTLGAKLLIGVAINLGIFVVQIIGGLLANSLGLLSDAAHNLSDVVSLLLSYGANRVGKQAPSPAHTFGFRRVEVLVAFFNAAALIAIAVFVAFEGILRLLHPVSVGGATVMLVAGVGMLANTAAAWLLKGHDSLNARSAFLHLVADAVTSLGVVIGGFLIWAFHFNAADALVSIALSIWMVNEAWGIVKSSVHILAEGSPEGLDFWEISEAMEAEVGVKGVHALHVWSISSTEVALSAHLEVDDGRLSDVTTVVRTVKEMLKERFGIGHPTLEVECAVGGCAGGMCALAVQDGEKK, from the coding sequence ATGCCTGACGACCACGATCACGCCGGACACGATCACGCCGGTCACGACCACGCGGGGCATGCTCACGTGCACGCAGCGCCGGACACCCTGGGCGCGAAGCTGCTCATCGGTGTCGCCATCAACCTCGGGATCTTCGTCGTCCAGATCATCGGCGGCCTACTCGCCAACAGCCTCGGCCTGCTGTCGGACGCGGCCCACAACCTGAGCGATGTCGTCTCGCTGCTGCTGAGTTACGGCGCCAACCGGGTCGGCAAGCAGGCCCCATCACCCGCTCACACTTTCGGTTTTCGACGTGTTGAGGTCCTGGTCGCATTCTTCAACGCGGCCGCGTTGATCGCGATTGCCGTGTTCGTTGCGTTTGAAGGGATCTTGCGCCTGCTTCACCCCGTTTCGGTTGGCGGCGCGACGGTCATGTTGGTGGCAGGCGTCGGGATGCTTGCAAACACTGCGGCCGCCTGGCTGCTCAAGGGTCACGACAGCCTCAATGCCCGAAGCGCGTTTCTCCATCTCGTCGCCGACGCGGTCACTTCGCTCGGCGTCGTTATCGGCGGCTTTCTTATATGGGCGTTTCATTTCAATGCGGCTGATGCGCTCGTTTCGATCGCACTGTCGATCTGGATGGTCAATGAGGCATGGGGCATCGTGAAATCGAGCGTCCATATCCTAGCGGAGGGCTCACCCGAGGGTCTCGACTTCTGGGAGATCTCCGAGGCGATGGAGGCCGAGGTCGGGGTGAAGGGCGTGCATGCGCTCCACGTGTGGTCGATCTCCTCGACCGAGGTCGCCCTCTCCGCGCACCTCGAGGTCGACGACGGACGGCTATCGGATGTCACGACAGTTGTGCGTACGGTCAAGGAGATGCTCAAGGAGCGCTTCGGGATCGGTCACCCCACGCTCGAGGTCGAATGTGCGGTGGGAGGTTGCGCCGGAGGCATGTGCGCACTGGCGGTGCAGGACGGCGAGAAGAAGTGA
- a CDS encoding amino acid ABC transporter permease, which yields MATRLTLLITVVSLALATIIGLLFAFLKISRNRVANLIADGYIGLTRGMPLIVQLMFLYFGISKLLVLSPFWAGTLALAFHSGGYVAEILRGAIQNIDSGQTEAARSLGMTRRKTMMLIVLPQAFRRALPPLGNQFIIGLKDSTLVAYLGVPELFSKAMTAAAANYRPFETYLMAGTYYLVLVIAFTWMVNKLEKRLTPDRQEATV from the coding sequence ATGGCGACGCGTTTGACTCTACTGATAACCGTGGTATCCCTTGCGCTCGCCACGATCATCGGACTGCTATTCGCGTTCCTTAAGATCTCTAGAAACCGCGTTGCCAATCTCATAGCTGACGGCTACATCGGGCTCACTCGAGGCATGCCGTTGATCGTGCAGCTGATGTTTCTCTACTTCGGCATCAGCAAGCTACTTGTGCTCAGCCCATTTTGGGCAGGCACGCTCGCACTTGCGTTCCACTCCGGCGGCTACGTTGCCGAGATACTCCGAGGCGCGATCCAGAACATCGATAGCGGCCAGACGGAAGCAGCACGTTCTCTCGGAATGACGCGCCGCAAGACCATGATGCTCATAGTCCTGCCGCAGGCGTTCCGTCGCGCCCTGCCACCTCTCGGTAACCAGTTCATCATCGGCCTCAAGGACAGCACGCTGGTCGCCTACCTTGGCGTCCCGGAGCTCTTCAGTAAGGCCATGACAGCGGCGGCTGCCAACTACCGTCCGTTCGAGACCTACCTCATGGCTGGCACCTACTATCTCGTGTTGGTCATCGCGTTCACGTGGATGGTCAACAAACTCGAGAAGCGGCTCACGCCCGACCGACAGGAGGCCACGGTATGA
- a CDS encoding FAD-dependent oxidoreductase: MIEIRNLKFPLAVFAPGNEAELEQVAAKRLGIVPEHIESIKLLKRSIDARHKTDIHFVVTLGVVLKQSADSREEAERPNEESLVRRLGDAEVLLSTPMQPSVLPELKTPPRVRPIVVGTGPAGLFAALSLARAGARPIVLERGATVEERMSAVSAFVREGTLDAASNIQFGEGGAGTFSDGKLTTNTHNPRCRIVLETFVEAGAPEEILWQAKPHIGTDLLTGAVIAIRKEIERRGGEIRFKTRLDEILINERSELEGIIVEGEDGHREELPAQVLILATGHSARDTFEMLHRTGADLAQKAFSLGVRIEHDQEMINRAQYGTAVGHPALGAADYKLSCHLPSGRSVYTFCMCPGGEVVAAASEPGGVVTNGMSRFARSGANSNAAFLVNVVPGDFESQHPLAGIYYQRKWEQAAFELGGRNFHAPAQLLGDFMRGEASSGPGGVAPTYPLGVRYTDLSKCLPGYVVDSLREAAPIFDRRLRGFATRDAILTGVETRSSSPVRVVRDESLQSNLRGVYPCGEGAGYAGGIMSAGVDGIRCAEAVLHHFNERIYE, encoded by the coding sequence ATGATTGAGATACGAAACCTCAAGTTTCCTCTCGCAGTTTTTGCTCCCGGTAACGAGGCTGAACTGGAACAAGTCGCCGCAAAGCGGTTGGGGATTGTTCCGGAGCATATCGAGAGCATCAAATTACTCAAACGGTCGATCGATGCACGCCACAAGACAGACATTCATTTCGTCGTCACGCTTGGAGTGGTGCTCAAACAAAGCGCCGACTCTCGAGAGGAAGCCGAAAGACCGAACGAGGAGTCTCTCGTAAGGCGGCTCGGTGACGCTGAAGTTCTGCTGTCAACGCCCATGCAGCCTTCCGTTCTCCCGGAGCTGAAGACTCCCCCGCGTGTGCGCCCCATAGTAGTGGGGACCGGTCCCGCGGGGTTGTTTGCCGCTTTGTCACTGGCACGGGCCGGCGCACGACCGATTGTTCTCGAGCGCGGGGCGACTGTCGAAGAGCGTATGAGCGCAGTGAGCGCATTCGTCCGTGAGGGAACGCTGGACGCTGCTTCCAACATTCAGTTCGGCGAGGGCGGAGCCGGTACGTTCTCCGACGGGAAACTGACGACGAACACCCATAATCCCCGGTGCCGTATCGTTTTGGAGACATTCGTCGAGGCCGGGGCACCTGAAGAAATCTTGTGGCAAGCAAAGCCGCATATCGGCACGGACCTCCTCACGGGTGCGGTGATCGCCATTCGCAAAGAAATCGAGCGACGCGGCGGAGAAATTCGCTTCAAGACACGACTCGACGAGATCCTTATTAATGAGCGAAGTGAGCTCGAGGGCATCATCGTGGAGGGTGAGGATGGTCATCGGGAAGAACTGCCCGCTCAGGTGCTCATTTTGGCCACGGGCCATAGTGCGCGTGACACCTTCGAGATGCTTCATCGGACCGGCGCCGACTTGGCGCAAAAGGCGTTTTCTCTCGGTGTGCGAATAGAGCATGACCAAGAAATGATCAATCGCGCACAATACGGCACGGCGGTCGGACACCCGGCGCTCGGTGCCGCAGATTACAAGCTGTCATGTCATCTGCCATCGGGTCGAAGTGTCTATACATTTTGTATGTGCCCGGGCGGAGAGGTCGTGGCGGCTGCAAGTGAGCCCGGCGGTGTCGTCACAAACGGTATGAGCCGGTTCGCGCGAAGCGGTGCGAATTCAAACGCGGCATTTCTTGTGAATGTCGTCCCCGGTGATTTCGAAAGTCAGCATCCGCTCGCCGGGATTTATTATCAACGCAAATGGGAACAAGCGGCTTTTGAACTCGGTGGGAGAAACTTTCATGCCCCGGCGCAGCTTCTCGGAGATTTCATGCGGGGCGAGGCATCGTCGGGTCCCGGCGGTGTAGCACCGACGTATCCTCTCGGGGTGCGCTATACCGATCTTTCGAAATGCCTCCCGGGTTATGTCGTGGATTCATTGCGCGAGGCGGCCCCGATTTTCGATCGTCGTTTGCGGGGCTTCGCGACAAGAGATGCCATTCTCACCGGAGTCGAAACGAGATCCTCATCTCCGGTTCGTGTGGTGCGGGACGAGTCGTTGCAGTCGAATTTGCGTGGCGTATACCCGTGCGGAGAAGGTGCCGGTTATGCCGGCGGCATTATGTCGGCGGGAGTCGATGGCATTCGCTGTGCCGAAGCCGTATTACATCATTTCAATGAAAGGATTTATGAATGA
- a CDS encoding MarC family protein has protein sequence MNYFGFAVTVFAGFLAISNPIASTPMFLSITSEETNEMRKTIALRAVVVAFVIIAVLCVTGNVIFEILGITVSALQLTGGSIAFVIGFRMLQGDSSTIQNPRLHGMDSQDFTTTLDMAISPLAVPILVGPGTIATALSYTGHGDPIKVVLTIAAFGVLCVVTYLLFVFGKPLVRWLGRTGTRALNRLMGLVLAVVGVQLLLKGIGGALKLFGY, from the coding sequence GTGAACTATTTTGGCTTCGCGGTAACGGTCTTTGCAGGCTTTCTGGCCATCTCGAATCCGATCGCTAGCACGCCGATGTTTCTCAGCATCACGAGTGAGGAGACCAACGAGATGCGCAAGACGATCGCGCTCAGGGCGGTCGTTGTGGCCTTTGTGATCATCGCGGTCCTGTGTGTGACCGGTAACGTCATATTCGAGATTCTTGGCATCACGGTGAGCGCGCTTCAGCTCACCGGTGGCTCCATCGCGTTCGTCATCGGCTTCCGGATGCTTCAGGGCGACTCGTCGACCATTCAGAATCCGAGGTTGCATGGCATGGACTCTCAGGACTTCACTACCACGCTGGACATGGCTATATCTCCGCTGGCCGTCCCCATCCTCGTCGGCCCCGGTACCATCGCCACGGCTCTGAGCTACACCGGGCACGGCGATCCCATCAAAGTCGTGCTGACGATCGCGGCGTTCGGCGTGCTGTGCGTTGTCACATACCTGCTGTTCGTGTTTGGCAAACCACTCGTTCGCTGGCTTGGGCGCACAGGCACTCGCGCGCTCAATCGGCTCATGGGACTGGTTCTTGCTGTTGTGGGCGTACAATTGCTCCTCAAAGGAATCGGCGGAGCGCTCAAGTTGTTCGGATACTAG
- a CDS encoding winged helix-turn-helix transcriptional regulator, translated as MMSDIDTCDAIFKALASKHRRDILQMLSDAAHAGEKTCCAPEEICACKVSERIGLSASTISHHISALRDAGLIFERKDGLWSYYSLNRDTLKIVTDFLNKL; from the coding sequence ATGATGTCCGACATCGATACATGCGATGCTATTTTTAAAGCGCTCGCCTCAAAACATCGTCGAGATATCCTTCAGATGTTAAGCGATGCGGCGCACGCAGGTGAAAAGACCTGTTGCGCACCTGAAGAGATATGCGCCTGTAAAGTATCCGAGCGGATCGGACTTTCGGCTTCGACTATTTCACATCATATTTCAGCTTTGCGCGATGCCGGTCTCATATTCGAGCGCAAAGACGGATTGTGGTCGTATTATTCATTGAATCGCGACACGTTGAAAATCGTCACAGACTTTTTAAACAAACTGTAG
- a CDS encoding TerC family protein: MNELFSIQSVVILFTLIVLELVLSVDNIIFLAIVSQGAPADKRSFTRKAGLGLALLGRIVMVLGISWLLRLDMQVFAIFGHAFNAKQLILLAGGLFLTFKSVTEIYKATELRETDEDEANEKPAGSGALVGVILQIMIIDMVFAMDSVLTAVGLTKEYILIIIAMTVAIVGMMFFAEVLSEFIERHPSLKMLALAFLVLVGVLLIADGFGDEINRNYVYFAILFSLAVEALNFRRQANLQREKDTQGPAGI; the protein is encoded by the coding sequence ATGAATGAGTTGTTTTCAATACAGTCCGTTGTGATACTTTTCACGTTGATCGTGCTCGAGTTGGTACTGAGCGTCGACAACATCATTTTCTTGGCGATAGTCTCTCAAGGCGCTCCGGCCGATAAGCGATCGTTTACGAGGAAAGCCGGTCTCGGTTTGGCGTTGCTCGGTCGTATCGTTATGGTGCTCGGCATATCGTGGTTGCTTCGCCTCGACATGCAGGTATTTGCGATTTTTGGGCATGCGTTCAATGCAAAGCAACTCATATTGCTAGCCGGTGGCTTATTTTTGACGTTTAAGTCCGTCACCGAGATTTACAAGGCAACTGAATTGAGAGAGACGGATGAAGACGAAGCGAATGAAAAGCCAGCCGGAAGCGGAGCCTTGGTGGGAGTTATCCTCCAAATCATGATTATCGATATGGTGTTCGCCATGGATTCCGTGCTCACTGCGGTCGGTCTCACGAAGGAATACATTTTGATAATAATAGCGATGACCGTCGCCATAGTGGGCATGATGTTTTTTGCCGAAGTACTTTCGGAATTCATCGAGCGCCACCCGTCGCTTAAAATGCTCGCTTTGGCATTCTTGGTGTTGGTGGGAGTTTTGCTCATCGCCGATGGCTTCGGTGATGAAATCAATCGAAACTATGTGTATTTCGCCATTTTGTTCTCACTTGCCGTCGAAGCACTCAACTTCCGTAGGCAGGCAAACCTCCAGCGAGAAAAAGATACACAGGGACCGGCGGGAATCTAG
- a CDS encoding permease, with translation MDPFYPLQLLADWLTYTVFGLDKTGKLGLSLDFFLFDVPKVLILLAVVIFFVAIIRSFFPPEKTRKLLSHSRLYGGNIAAALLGIVTPFCSCSAVPLFIGFVESGVPLGVTFSFLVASPMINEIAIILLWGLFGWKITVLYIVSGLLIAITSGIIIGKLGLESWVEEYVYKIRMGDAGELAEQTWPEKFKYARDYVGEIVGKVWPYVVVGIALGAVMHGYIPADFLAKYAGPSNPFAVPIAILVGVPLYSNAAGVIPLVSVLVEKGMAMGTVLAFMMAVVGLSLPEAIILRKVLKPKLIAVYFGINAIGIMAIGYLFNAVLH, from the coding sequence ATGGATCCGTTCTACCCACTTCAGCTACTGGCCGATTGGCTGACCTATACCGTGTTCGGGTTGGATAAGACCGGCAAACTCGGCCTGTCGCTCGACTTCTTCCTGTTCGACGTGCCCAAGGTGCTTATCCTCCTTGCCGTTGTCATCTTCTTCGTCGCGATCATCCGGTCGTTCTTCCCGCCGGAGAAGACTCGCAAGCTCCTGTCGCACTCCAGGCTCTACGGAGGTAACATCGCGGCGGCGCTGCTCGGCATCGTGACGCCGTTCTGCTCGTGTTCGGCGGTCCCACTGTTCATCGGTTTCGTTGAGAGCGGCGTGCCGCTGGGCGTGACGTTCTCGTTTCTGGTGGCGAGTCCGATGATCAACGAGATCGCGATCATCTTGCTTTGGGGCCTGTTCGGCTGGAAGATCACGGTGCTCTACATAGTTTCCGGTCTGCTCATCGCAATTACGAGCGGCATCATCATCGGCAAGCTTGGACTTGAGAGCTGGGTGGAGGAGTACGTCTACAAGATCCGGATGGGTGACGCAGGCGAGCTCGCCGAGCAGACCTGGCCGGAGAAATTCAAGTACGCCAGAGACTACGTTGGAGAAATTGTCGGGAAGGTCTGGCCCTACGTCGTTGTCGGTATCGCACTCGGTGCGGTCATGCACGGCTACATCCCCGCCGACTTTCTCGCGAAGTACGCGGGGCCGAGCAATCCGTTCGCGGTGCCGATCGCGATACTCGTCGGCGTGCCTCTCTACAGCAACGCTGCCGGTGTCATCCCGCTCGTGAGTGTGCTGGTGGAGAAGGGTATGGCGATGGGCACCGTGCTCGCCTTCATGATGGCCGTCGTCGGCCTGTCGCTTCCCGAGGCGATTATCCTACGCAAGGTGCTCAAGCCCAAGCTCATCGCTGTCTACTTCGGCATCAACGCGATCGGCATCATGGCGATCGGCTATCTGTTCAACGCGGTGCTGCACTAG
- a CDS encoding methyltransferase domain-containing protein: protein MDFQKFDTKKIKKLDDKARFETLVPELMWEALGSPDPQDIVDIGAGTGLFSARFAEMAPNAQVYAVDIEAVMLEYIAENTPSSLKSRITTVQSAEVIIPLDTETMDIAVMINLHHELADPLGTYTEVLRIVRPGGKLLIVDWAQNDLPGGPPQDIRATPESIIELLMHIGFDSATVHAGLPKHSMVTAEKR from the coding sequence ATGGATTTCCAGAAATTCGATACGAAAAAAATCAAAAAACTCGATGATAAGGCGCGTTTTGAGACTCTCGTGCCGGAGCTCATGTGGGAGGCACTTGGAAGTCCGGACCCGCAAGACATAGTCGACATCGGTGCCGGAACCGGGCTCTTCTCGGCGCGTTTTGCCGAGATGGCGCCGAATGCGCAGGTATATGCAGTCGACATTGAGGCAGTTATGCTCGAATACATTGCAGAGAATACTCCATCCTCGCTCAAATCCCGTATCACCACCGTGCAAAGCGCTGAGGTGATCATTCCTCTCGATACCGAAACGATGGATATTGCGGTGATGATAAACCTGCATCATGAGTTGGCCGATCCTTTGGGCACATATACTGAAGTATTACGCATAGTGCGCCCGGGCGGTAAACTTCTCATCGTCGATTGGGCGCAAAACGATTTGCCCGGCGGCCCACCGCAAGATATTCGCGCCACTCCCGAGTCGATTATCGAGCTGCTCATGCACATCGGCTTTGATTCGGCCACCGTTCACGCCGGTCTACCGAAGCATTCGATGGTGACGGCCGAAAAGCGGTAG